A window from Drosophila yakuba strain Tai18E2 chromosome 3L, Prin_Dyak_Tai18E2_2.1, whole genome shotgun sequence encodes these proteins:
- the LOC6534578 gene encoding protein embryonic gonad: MNQLCKVCGEPAAGFHFGAFTCEGCKSFFGRTYNNIAAIAGCKHNGDCVINKKNRTACKACRLRKCLLVGMSKSGSRYGRRSNWFKIHCLLQEQQTTSGLGGGSSSGIGSGGGVSSASLEQLARLQQASNQARQTYQDKTNPCIKSATATSPRIESAAVGTGIGGGASPSILQAAKLHHHHHHQRQLKFESRLSNTPSDSGASSAGDPNEDGATSVFSGQIATPSSTNATSLPKLDLRHPNFPATSEPDADMQRQRHQELLEIFRSHSEPLYSSFAPFSHLPPVLLAAGVPQLPIFKDQFKAELLFPTTSSPDIEEPIDLSFRSRPDPASPIAHNSNSPSLSEPAAATHCLGESPNFVRKSTPLDLTLVRSQTLTG, encoded by the exons ATGAACCAGCTGTGCAAAGTGTGCGGCGAGCCGGCGGCTGGTTTTCATTTTGGGGCATTTACATGTGAAGGCTGCAAG TCCTTTTTCGGTCGTACGTACAACAACATTGCGGCGATAGCAGGATGTAAGCACAACGGAGACTGCGTGATTAACAAGAAGAACCGCACGGCCTGCAAGGCGTGCCGCCTGCGCAAGTGCCTCCTGGTTGGGATGTCCAAGAGTGGCTCCCGCTACGGTCGCCGGTCCAACTGGTTCAAGATCCACTGCctgctgcaggagcagcagacGACGTCGGGCCTCGGAGGAGGGAGCTCCTCCGGAATCGGATCAGGTGGCGGAGTGAGCAGTGCGAGTCTGGAGCAACTGGCGCGATTGCAGCAGGCCAGTAACCAGGCGCGGCAAACCTATCAGGACAAGACCAATCCCTGCATTAAGTCAGCCACAGCGACATCACCCAGGATCGAAAGTGCGGCGGTGGGCACGGGAATCGGTGGCGGCGCCTCGCCGTCAATTCTTCAAGCGGCCAAgctccaccaccatcatcaccaccagcGACAGTTAAAGTTCGAGTCCCGGCTCAGCAACACTCCCAGCGATTCAGGAGCATCATCTGCGGGAGATCCCAACGAAGATGGTGCCACCAGCGTCTTTAGTGGCCAAATCGCAACGCCATCATCCACCAACGCCACCAGCCTACCCAAACTGGATCTGCGGCATCCGAACTTTCCTGCCACCTCAGAGCCAGATGCGGATATGCAGCGGCAGCGCCACCAGGAGCTGCTCGAAATCTTTCGCAGTCACTCGGAGCCCCTGTACAGCTCCTTTGCCCCATTTAGCCACCTGCCACCTGTGCTGCTCGCCGCCGGAGTTCCGCAGCTGCCCATATTCAAGGATCAGTTTAAAGCTGAGCTGCTGTTCCCGACGACCAGCAGTCCGGATATCGAGGAGCCCATCGATCTGTCCTTTAGATCTCGACCGGATCCTGCCAGTCCGATTGCCCACAACTCGAATAGTCCCAGTTTAAGTGAGCCTGCTGCGGCCACCCACTGTTTGGGGGAGTCCCCAAACTTCGTCCGAAAGTCCACGCCTCTTGATCTCACCCTGGTGAGGTCACAAACGTTGACAGGCTGA